From the Bacteroidota bacterium genome, one window contains:
- a CDS encoding PQQ-binding-like beta-propeller repeat protein produces MKTLSKIQLCLLLLSSLAANAQEENSILKDSIWSYSIYKYPCELPLIDSNSVYLGADVSPITCLDKKTGKLKWMLDVELAIHKKGFLHTIVGDNKGRIYFNGTAKNLYAADKKTGKILWKFDLKFDDDVCTKISLFNDTLFLNPVNPIFIALTTAGKVAWATDLSKFCTGYTMDKSTIFCQLKGGGFCLLSRRNGKLLKFVSETSRGEVFAHPPKYFDNTIVLGNERDSVRGLDKATFKTLWSLNGAIIQCADNEQLYIHNDTLFMKTDPRNGNQLWRIYGDFAWFLQPTVYKSKVYLQTRHRFYIIDNETGEILYECPFNHKSYTKPIVENGIIYLGYAENYVAVQDPTEKK; encoded by the coding sequence ATGAAAACGCTATCGAAAATTCAGTTATGCCTGCTGCTGCTTTCAAGCCTAGCAGCCAATGCCCAGGAGGAAAATAGTATATTAAAAGATTCTATTTGGAGCTACTCCATTTATAAATATCCATGCGAACTTCCTTTAATTGATTCCAATTCTGTATATTTAGGAGCTGATGTTTCGCCTATCACTTGTTTGGACAAAAAAACTGGGAAATTAAAATGGATGTTGGATGTAGAGCTAGCCATTCATAAAAAAGGATTTTTGCACACCATAGTAGGTGATAACAAAGGCCGTATATATTTTAATGGGACTGCAAAAAATTTATATGCGGCAGATAAAAAAACAGGGAAAATTTTGTGGAAATTTGATTTGAAATTCGATGATGATGTGTGTACAAAAATCTCTTTATTCAATGATACACTTTTTTTAAATCCAGTTAATCCTATATTTATAGCACTTACTACCGCAGGGAAGGTTGCATGGGCTACTGATTTGTCCAAGTTTTGCACAGGATATACTATGGATAAAAGCACCATTTTTTGTCAACTAAAAGGTGGTGGATTTTGCTTGCTAAGTAGAAGGAATGGCAAACTTCTCAAGTTTGTTTCAGAAACTAGTCGTGGAGAAGTTTTCGCACATCCTCCAAAATATTTCGACAATACAATTGTGCTGGGAAATGAAAGAGACAGTGTTCGGGGTTTAGATAAAGCAACTTTTAAAACACTTTGGTCACTGAATGGTGCCATTATACAGTGTGCCGACAATGAACAACTATATATACATAATGATACTTTGTTTATGAAAACAGATCCACGCAATGGAAATCAACTGTGGAGGATATATGGCGATTTCGCATGGTTTCTCCAACCAACAGTATATAAGTCGAAAGTATATTTGCAAACCCGTCATCGTTTTTATATAATAGATAATGAAACAGGAGAAATATTATATGAATGTCCATTTAATCATAAATCGTATACCAAACCAATTGTAGAAAATGGGATTATATATTTGGGGTATGCTGAAAATTATGTTGCAGTACAAGACCCCACCGAAAAAAAATAA